The sequence ATCCAGGCGAAAGGGCGATCGTCCTCACGTTGTTGAAGACCGGGATCCGCGCTGGCGAACTCTGCAACCTGGATCTGCGCGACGTCAACCTAACCGGCATCGCCATTCCCACCGGTCCCGTTCGCCCGGAACTACGGGGCCATCCGAACTCGATCTTCGTCTCCTCGAGTCCGTCTGCTGGAGCGTCAGTGAACGATGAACGACGCACCGAGTCGAACAAACGAGAACGGGACACAGTCATTCCCGTCGACGACGAACTCAAGGCGGTACTCGAACAGTACCTCGCCATTCGTCCCGATAGCCGTTCCTCGGCGGACCCGCTGTTCGTGAGCACCGATCGAAACTGGGGACAGCGACTGTCGGGGTCGGCCGTTCACTACGTCGTCGGGGAACACGCCACAGAACACGGATGGTACGACTCCGACGGCGGAGCGGGAACGAACGTGACCCCCCACTACTTTCGGCACTTTTTCACGACTCACCTTCGGGATCGAACCGGCGACCGGGGGATCGTAAAATACCTCCGCGGGGACGTCGCAAGCGACGTGATCGACACGTACACTCACAACTGGGGTAATCGTGTTCGTGAGGTATACGAGGAAAATATCTATCGGCTGCTCCGGTAGCAGACGTCCGATGCCGAACGTATAAACTGTATTTCGCTATATAGAATGCTTGAAAGCGACAGCCCCTCTGCCACCAATCAGATAGCGATCGAAACTTCCCACACCCCGGCGGTGGGGAGTCACTCCTCCTCGAACACCCGATCGAGAACGCTCGACGCGACGCCGGTGAGATGGGCCTGACCGAACACCGCCACCAGGAGCGCACCGAGGGAATTGAACATCAAGTCCCGGACCGTGTCATCCAGTCCGTGCTGTGCGAGCGGCATCGGTACGCCAGTCGATAACGCCACGAGGTCCAGACCGAACTCAAACAGTTCCCAAATGACGCCAAACGAGAGGACGACGACGAACGTATACACGAAGAAAAACCGACGGGGAACGTGAATCTTCTCGCTGTGGAGGTCCACCGCCCGCGCGACCGTGTATCCAACACCCGCGACGACTGAGGCCGACATCGCGTGCGTGAGATTATCCCACCAGAATATTCGACCGTACAGGCCAGCCGATCCGAGCGTGTGCAAGAAGACGGCGGTCGTGATCCAGAGGCCGAGCCAGGGGTCGAGTGGAACGG is a genomic window of Halanaeroarchaeum sulfurireducens containing:
- a CDS encoding tyrosine-type recombinase/integrase, giving the protein MASSDDPIAYFLEDMSYHGRSDRTIEAYERVLREFQSYLEAGNTRDDDRSVDLTEATHRDCLAWVHDRRKSVASSTIASYASYLHRFYSYMVEVGEFDRNPMTLVMEEMDERIDTDPSRRDVSVADMRSFVADIGHPGERAIVLTLLKTGIRAGELCNLDLRDVNLTGIAIPTGPVRPELRGHPNSIFVSSSPSAGASVNDERRTESNKRERDTVIPVDDELKAVLEQYLAIRPDSRSSADPLFVSTDRNWGQRLSGSAVHYVVGEHATEHGWYDSDGGAGTNVTPHYFRHFFTTHLRDRTGDRGIVKYLRGDVASDVIDTYTHNWGNRVREVYEENIYRLLR